A genomic segment from Vicinamibacterales bacterium encodes:
- a CDS encoding MoaD/ThiS family protein, whose amino-acid sequence MPSVRFTRNIQRHVSCPTLEVEGTTLREVFDAYFTANEQARGYVLDDRGRLRKHMAAFIDGRQIDDRESLSDAVPATAVVDIVQSLSGG is encoded by the coding sequence ATGCCATCGGTGAGGTTCACGCGCAATATCCAGCGCCACGTTTCGTGCCCGACACTCGAGGTCGAGGGCACGACGCTGCGCGAGGTGTTCGACGCCTATTTCACCGCCAACGAGCAGGCGCGCGGCTACGTGCTGGACGACCGCGGCCGGCTGCGCAAGCACATGGCCGCGTTCATCGACGGCCGGCAGATCGACGATCGCGAATCGCTCAGCGATGCGGTGCCGGCCACGGCCGTGGTGGACATCGTGCAATCGCTGTCGGGAGGCTAG
- a CDS encoding crosslink repair DNA glycosylase YcaQ family protein, with amino-acid sequence MRPKPEIPSEIEDFRDERWRREGARQVETAADAERFVEQAGFAACLTDSRRPGPSLYVAVCGRRDAVMPRNVQKDPEASLTWVLKDEVIQRGKVYYAKLARGKAMFLAPRMIPYFNAIWGLRRAEEPRRLSKDAQAVLKVLRREWEMATSDLREESGVKDRQACTKAIDELQAAMIVVPSEVLYEPKFTYIWTLAVGRFPDGLRARVKRDTALREIARGFLAGAGMTIPGELARVTGLSRTDAGLGNRALVAEGYATMLAPGWYQLKTRGQERTTEPSAIS; translated from the coding sequence ATGAGACCCAAGCCGGAGATTCCGTCAGAGATCGAAGACTTCCGCGACGAGCGCTGGCGCCGCGAAGGCGCCCGCCAGGTCGAGACCGCCGCCGATGCGGAACGCTTCGTCGAGCAGGCCGGCTTCGCCGCGTGCCTCACCGATTCCCGCCGGCCGGGTCCGTCGCTCTACGTCGCGGTGTGCGGGCGGCGCGATGCGGTGATGCCGCGCAACGTCCAGAAGGACCCCGAGGCGTCGCTGACGTGGGTGTTGAAGGACGAGGTCATCCAGCGCGGCAAGGTCTATTACGCCAAGCTCGCGCGCGGCAAGGCCATGTTCCTGGCGCCGCGCATGATTCCCTACTTCAACGCGATCTGGGGCCTGCGCCGCGCCGAAGAGCCGCGGCGGCTGAGCAAGGACGCGCAGGCGGTCCTCAAGGTGCTGCGCCGGGAATGGGAGATGGCGACGTCGGACCTGCGCGAGGAGTCGGGCGTGAAAGATCGCCAGGCGTGCACGAAGGCGATCGACGAGCTCCAGGCGGCGATGATCGTGGTGCCGAGCGAGGTGCTCTACGAACCGAAGTTCACCTACATCTGGACGCTGGCCGTCGGCCGCTTCCCCGACGGGTTGCGGGCGCGCGTCAAGCGCGACACTGCCCTGCGTGAGATCGCGCGCGGCTTCCTGGCCGGGGCGGGCATGACCATTCCCGGGGAGCTGGCCCGCGTCACGGGGCTGTCGAGAACAGACGCCGGGCTGGGAAACCGCGCGCTGGTGGCGGAAGGCTACGCCACCATGCTCGCGCCCGGCTGGTACCAACTGAAAACAAGAGGTCAGGAGAGAACAACAGAACCTTCTGCGATCTCCTGA
- a CDS encoding PQQ-dependent sugar dehydrogenase, whose product MRMTRLLVLALLSASPALAQGTTDPFPTPINTIDGVIAVNFVEFATIPDAAGGEAPRMNTLVDEPGTRRLFVHTMRGQIYGVSYDGKAVAEYLDINAEAWGVSVNFQGSERGFQSIAFHPQFAQRGTPGYGKFYTHTDTSNMTPKADFLPSGTGHTHDTVLLEWTAKNPVAATYDGGAPRELFRAAHPFGNHNGGQIAFNSQARPGSPDFGLLYVGFADGGSGGDPYKHGQNLASAFAKILRIDPLGKNSANGNYGIPPSNPFAADGKDDTLGEIYAYGVRNPQRFSWDAKTGNMYVADIGQNIVEEISQVTAGANLGWNKWEASFTYLGRDGVGTDKPRGEAGLVYPIAEYDHRDPLLQRAAVTGVYVYRQNAVKALANKLIFGDNPSGEIFYVDADQQPKGGQDAIRRILFNDKGTSKTLLQLIREKNAAAGKAAAPRADLRLGMGPQGQLFVLNKRDGVIRMIVP is encoded by the coding sequence ATGCGCATGACCCGCCTGCTCGTCCTGGCCCTGTTGAGTGCCTCGCCCGCGTTGGCGCAGGGCACCACCGATCCGTTCCCCACGCCGATCAACACCATCGACGGCGTGATCGCCGTCAACTTCGTCGAGTTCGCCACCATTCCGGATGCGGCCGGCGGGGAAGCGCCGCGCATGAACACCTTGGTCGACGAGCCGGGCACGCGGCGGTTGTTCGTCCACACCATGCGCGGCCAGATCTACGGCGTGAGCTACGACGGCAAGGCGGTGGCCGAGTACCTCGACATCAACGCCGAGGCGTGGGGCGTCAGCGTGAACTTCCAGGGTTCCGAGCGCGGCTTCCAGAGCATCGCCTTTCACCCGCAGTTCGCACAGCGCGGCACGCCCGGCTACGGCAAGTTCTACACGCACACCGACACCAGCAACATGACGCCGAAGGCCGACTTCCTGCCGAGCGGCACCGGTCACACGCACGATACGGTGCTGCTGGAATGGACGGCGAAGAACCCGGTCGCCGCGACTTACGACGGCGGCGCCCCGCGCGAGCTGTTTCGCGCCGCGCATCCGTTCGGGAATCACAACGGCGGCCAGATCGCATTCAACTCGCAGGCGCGGCCCGGCAGCCCCGACTTCGGGCTGCTCTACGTCGGCTTCGCCGATGGCGGCAGCGGCGGCGACCCCTACAAGCACGGACAGAATCTGGCTTCGGCGTTCGCCAAGATCCTGCGCATTGACCCGCTCGGCAAGAACAGCGCGAACGGCAACTACGGCATTCCGCCGTCGAATCCGTTTGCCGCCGACGGCAAGGACGACACGCTTGGCGAGATCTACGCTTACGGCGTGCGCAACCCGCAGCGCTTCTCCTGGGATGCGAAGACCGGCAACATGTACGTGGCCGACATCGGCCAGAACATCGTCGAGGAGATCAGCCAGGTGACCGCCGGCGCCAACCTGGGCTGGAACAAGTGGGAGGCGAGCTTCACCTACCTGGGACGCGACGGTGTGGGCACCGACAAGCCGCGTGGCGAGGCCGGGCTCGTGTATCCGATCGCCGAGTACGATCACCGCGATCCGCTGTTGCAGCGCGCGGCGGTGACCGGCGTCTACGTATATCGCCAGAACGCGGTGAAGGCCCTCGCCAACAAGCTGATCTTCGGCGACAACCCGAGCGGCGAGATCTTCTACGTGGACGCGGACCAGCAGCCCAAGGGCGGACAGGATGCGATCCGGCGGATCCTCTTCAACGACAAGGGCACGTCAAAGACGCTGCTGCAGTTGATTCGCGAGAAGAACGCCGCCGCCGGCAAGGCCGCGGCGCCGCGCGCCGACCTGCGGCTCGGGATGGGCCCGCAGGGGCAGCTGTTCGTGCTCAACAAGCGCGACGGGGTCATCCGGATGATCGTGCCCTGA
- a CDS encoding 5'-3' exonuclease H3TH domain-containing protein, which yields MIVHLVDGTFELFRHFYAVPPARDRGGMEVGAVRGVLASIRGMVNGGATHVGVATDKVVESFRNELWPGYKTGEGIEPELLAQFPLLEEALSAYGVVVWPMVEFEADDALGAAAVKAARDPRVTQVRICTPDKDLSQCVQGTRIVQEDRLRRTTRDEAGVIAKFGVPPASIPDYLALVGDTSDGYPGLTGWGAKSASAVLARFGHIEAIPDDHRAWDGVNVARAGSLAATLKRDREQALLFRQIATIRTDVPLFESVDELEYHGPTPAFAAIKERLDSAKSV from the coding sequence ATGATTGTCCATTTAGTCGACGGCACGTTCGAACTGTTCCGCCATTTCTACGCCGTGCCACCCGCGCGCGATCGCGGCGGCATGGAAGTGGGCGCCGTGCGCGGCGTGCTGGCGTCGATTCGCGGCATGGTCAACGGCGGCGCGACCCACGTCGGCGTGGCCACCGACAAGGTGGTCGAATCGTTTCGCAACGAGTTGTGGCCCGGCTACAAGACGGGTGAAGGCATCGAGCCGGAGCTGCTCGCGCAGTTCCCGCTGCTCGAGGAAGCCCTGTCGGCCTACGGCGTGGTGGTGTGGCCGATGGTGGAGTTCGAGGCCGACGACGCGCTGGGCGCGGCGGCGGTGAAGGCGGCGCGCGATCCGCGCGTGACGCAGGTGCGCATCTGCACCCCCGACAAGGATCTCTCCCAATGCGTGCAGGGCACGCGCATTGTCCAGGAGGATCGGCTGCGGCGGACCACCCGCGACGAGGCCGGCGTGATCGCCAAGTTCGGCGTGCCGCCCGCGTCCATTCCCGACTACCTCGCGCTGGTCGGCGACACCTCCGACGGTTATCCCGGTCTGACGGGATGGGGGGCGAAGTCGGCGTCGGCGGTGCTGGCGCGATTCGGTCACATCGAGGCGATCCCGGACGACCATCGCGCCTGGGACGGCGTCAACGTCGCCCGCGCCGGCTCGCTGGCGGCCACGCTCAAGCGCGATCGCGAGCAGGCGTTGTTGTTCAGGCAGATCGCGACGATACGGACCGACGTCCCGCTGTTCGAGTCGGTGGACGAGTTGGAATACCACGGGCCGACGCCGGCGTTCGCGGCGATCAAGGAACGGCTGGATTCGGCGAAGTCGGTGTAG
- a CDS encoding M56 family metallopeptidase, with the protein MNALEIGLRASVIVLVALAASAALRRRSAALRHWVLAAGILSAAAVAPLGLALPAWDLPASALAGESSALAGREIGQVPVNGTRPSSVTRQPASATLISYERIANSMWAAGFVVSILMMMISLVRLHGVTRRAVPVVDERWLTAARDLSSSFDLREGVVLLQTGLPAMLGTWGWWRPLVLLPAECESWSDARIRIVLGHELAHVRRADWAIQMAAEVVRAAFWYNPLLWIACARLRREGEQACDDAVLEAGVPAAEYASHLLEIARVCRSRTPVATLVPMARLSTLERRITAMLNTTLARTRPARRTLMVAAAVILGITLTTASFRAKEQAGPMPLTGTAYDVTGAVLPGVALTLDDADANRLTATTDANGRFEFGVVAPGRYQIGSRLPGFMSLAQDVRLESARHWDVTLTIPVGTLQETITVTEQRPSTAARAERAPVRIGGNIKPPRKLVDVRPVYPQAMRDAGLEGVVSLTAMIDVEGRVTSARVIGSPAHPDLGRAAVDAVRQWQFSPTLLNGEAVEVLMNVQVAFSLQD; encoded by the coding sequence ATGAACGCCCTTGAGATCGGCCTGCGGGCCTCGGTGATCGTGCTGGTGGCATTGGCCGCGTCGGCGGCGTTGCGGCGCCGCTCCGCCGCGCTCCGTCATTGGGTGCTGGCGGCAGGCATCCTGTCGGCAGCCGCCGTGGCGCCGCTCGGTCTCGCCCTGCCGGCGTGGGATCTGCCGGCGTCGGCGCTCGCCGGCGAATCGTCAGCGCTCGCCGGGCGCGAGATCGGGCAGGTGCCCGTCAACGGGACGAGGCCATCAAGCGTGACGCGTCAGCCGGCGTCTGCCACTCTCATCTCGTACGAACGCATTGCCAACTCGATGTGGGCGGCGGGCTTCGTCGTCAGCATCCTCATGATGATGATCAGCCTGGTGCGCCTCCATGGCGTGACCAGGCGCGCCGTTCCGGTCGTGGACGAGCGGTGGCTGACGGCGGCCAGGGATCTGTCGTCGAGCTTCGACCTGCGCGAGGGCGTCGTCCTGCTGCAGACCGGGCTGCCCGCCATGCTCGGCACCTGGGGCTGGTGGCGGCCGCTGGTGTTGTTGCCGGCCGAGTGCGAATCGTGGAGCGATGCCCGCATTCGCATCGTGCTGGGACACGAACTTGCGCACGTCCGCCGCGCTGATTGGGCCATCCAGATGGCCGCCGAAGTGGTTCGCGCGGCGTTCTGGTACAACCCGCTGCTCTGGATTGCCTGCGCCAGGCTGCGCCGCGAGGGCGAGCAGGCCTGCGACGACGCCGTGCTCGAAGCCGGCGTCCCGGCGGCCGAGTACGCGTCACACCTGTTGGAGATCGCCAGGGTCTGCCGGTCGCGGACACCCGTGGCGACCCTGGTCCCGATGGCTCGCTTGTCCACACTCGAACGGAGGATTACCGCAATGTTGAACACGACCCTCGCCCGGACGCGCCCCGCCCGCCGAACCCTGATGGTGGCCGCCGCCGTCATTCTCGGCATCACCCTGACCACCGCGAGCTTCCGCGCAAAGGAACAGGCGGGCCCCATGCCACTGACCGGCACCGCCTACGACGTGACCGGCGCGGTGCTGCCGGGGGTCGCCTTGACGCTGGATGATGCCGATGCCAATCGGCTGACGGCCACGACCGACGCCAACGGCCGCTTCGAGTTCGGCGTCGTGGCGCCGGGCCGCTACCAGATCGGCTCGCGGCTGCCCGGCTTCATGTCGTTGGCGCAGGACGTGCGGCTCGAAAGCGCGCGGCACTGGGATGTCACCCTGACCATTCCGGTCGGCACCCTCCAGGAAACGATCACGGTCACGGAGCAACGCCCGTCCACGGCGGCGCGCGCCGAGCGGGCGCCGGTCCGCATTGGCGGCAACATCAAACCGCCGCGCAAGCTGGTGGATGTCCGGCCCGTCTATCCGCAGGCGATGCGCGACGCCGGCCTTGAAGGCGTTGTCTCGCTGACTGCGATGATTGACGTGGAGGGACGCGTCACGTCGGCGCGCGTGATCGGCTCGCCGGCGCATCCCGACCTGGGCAGGGCCGCCGTTGATGCCGTCCGACAGTGGCAGTTCAGCCCGACGCTGCTCAATGGCGAGGCGGTCGAGGTGCTGATGAACGTGCAGGTGGCGTTCAGCCTGCAAGACTAA
- a CDS encoding plastocyanin/azurin family copper-binding protein yields MKQSIVILVLCGAAAACSSPASQPAPAPPPAAATGIAEVTGTAPAGAIVSLQPAAGDIPMPSGPAVMDQYAKQFVPGVLYVRVGQPVEFRNTEDMGHNVSVNRRGTGASVFNVETDPQQKHVHTFDRVGQYDVMCSVHPGMQATVIATNSPMATVADDAGNFVIANVPAGAYKLSVTFEGRTIDQAVDVTGPRTQVRVLP; encoded by the coding sequence ATGAAACAGTCGATCGTCATCCTGGTCCTGTGCGGCGCCGCCGCCGCCTGCAGTTCGCCCGCATCACAGCCCGCACCCGCACCGCCGCCAGCCGCCGCGACCGGCATTGCTGAAGTCACCGGCACCGCTCCGGCCGGTGCCATCGTCTCGCTGCAGCCCGCGGCCGGCGACATCCCGATGCCGTCGGGTCCGGCCGTCATGGATCAATACGCCAAGCAGTTCGTGCCGGGGGTCCTGTACGTTCGCGTGGGGCAGCCCGTCGAGTTCCGCAATACCGAAGACATGGGCCACAACGTCTCGGTGAATCGCCGCGGCACGGGCGCCAGCGTGTTTAACGTCGAGACGGATCCGCAGCAGAAGCACGTCCACACGTTCGATCGGGTGGGTCAGTACGACGTGATGTGCAGCGTGCATCCCGGCATGCAGGCCACCGTCATTGCCACCAACAGCCCGATGGCCACGGTGGCGGACGACGCCGGGAACTTCGTCATCGCCAACGTGCCGGCGGGCGCCTACAAGCTCAGCGTGACCTTCGAGGGCCGCACGATCGACCAGGCCGTGGACGTCACCGGGCCGCGCACGCAGGTCCGCGTCCTTCCCTAG
- a CDS encoding BlaI/MecI/CopY family transcriptional regulator codes for MAAPRPAVLTKRERQIMDLLYRLGRATAAEIRESLAGDPSDSTVRTQLRVLEEKGHVRHDEQGLRFVYMPTVSRHAARRSALNHLVDTFFEGSHAKVVTTLLGSDAARLSDDDLDRIAGLIASARKAPR; via the coding sequence ATGGCTGCCCCCCGCCCCGCCGTTCTCACCAAGCGCGAACGCCAGATCATGGACCTGCTCTACCGGCTCGGCCGCGCCACCGCGGCCGAGATTCGCGAGAGCCTGGCCGGCGACCCCAGCGATTCGACCGTCCGCACCCAGTTGCGCGTGCTCGAAGAGAAGGGCCACGTCCGCCACGACGAGCAGGGCCTGCGCTTCGTCTATATGCCCACCGTGTCGCGCCACGCGGCGCGCCGATCGGCGCTCAATCACCTGGTTGACACGTTCTTCGAAGGCTCGCACGCCAAGGTGGTGACCACCCTGCTCGGGAGCGACGCGGCGCGGCTCTCTGACGACGACCTGGACCGGATTGCCGGCCTGATTGCCTCGGCACGAAAGGCACCGCGATGA
- a CDS encoding FGGY family carbohydrate kinase has protein sequence MSLYLGFDASTQSLSAIVIEVEGEVRRVVFQQSLSFDRDLPEYGTTAGVVRGSGAGEVLASPVMWADALDRMMSMLARDANVEIGSIRAISGAAQQHGSVYLNRRARDAWRTLTRDTPLAPQLAGTFSRDLSPVWMDESTGKECAAIEAALGGAEATARLTGSRAHARFTGPQIRKFQHDHPGAYSATTRIHLVSSFLASLLTGGDAPLEPGDASGMNLMDIRSSTWSAAALDATAPGLVLKLPDIRPSSTIAGSLSTYWQDRYSFPPAHVVAWTGDNPSSLVGTGVVTEGHLAVSLGTSDTAFALTRDPGTGASHVFGSPMGGFMSLVCFRNGSLTRDWIRRIHHLDWDGFSVALDRTPAGNGGALMLPWLEEEITPPVRLPGVRRFAYDGRDADQDVRAVVEGQMMAIANHSAGITAGGLTRIVATGGASVNDALLQVMADVFGVPVDRLNLDNTACLGAALRAFHADRLASGEPITWNTVVKDFTETRASDRVMPRLEHVDLYRDLRVRYADIEAVHQAPPPIG, from the coding sequence GTGTCGCTTTACCTCGGATTTGACGCGAGCACGCAGAGCCTCAGCGCCATCGTGATTGAGGTCGAGGGCGAGGTCCGCCGGGTGGTGTTCCAGCAGTCCCTGAGTTTCGACCGCGACCTGCCGGAGTACGGCACCACCGCCGGCGTCGTCCGCGGGAGCGGGGCCGGCGAAGTGCTGGCCTCGCCGGTGATGTGGGCCGATGCGCTCGATCGCATGATGTCGATGCTCGCGCGCGACGCCAATGTTGAGATCGGCTCGATCCGCGCCATATCCGGCGCCGCGCAACAGCATGGAAGCGTCTATCTCAACCGCCGCGCCCGCGACGCCTGGCGCACGCTGACCCGCGACACACCGCTGGCGCCGCAACTGGCGGGCACTTTCTCGCGGGACCTCTCGCCGGTCTGGATGGACGAGAGCACCGGCAAGGAGTGTGCGGCGATTGAAGCGGCCCTGGGCGGCGCCGAGGCGACGGCGCGGCTCACCGGGTCGCGAGCCCACGCGCGGTTCACCGGCCCGCAGATCCGCAAGTTCCAGCACGACCACCCCGGCGCCTACTCAGCCACCACGCGGATTCACCTGGTGAGCTCGTTCCTCGCATCGCTGCTCACCGGTGGTGACGCGCCGCTCGAGCCCGGTGACGCCTCGGGGATGAACTTGATGGACATCCGTTCCTCGACCTGGTCCGCGGCCGCACTCGACGCCACCGCTCCCGGCCTCGTGCTCAAGCTCCCCGATATCCGGCCGTCGTCGACGATCGCCGGATCGCTGTCCACGTATTGGCAGGACCGCTATTCGTTTCCACCCGCGCACGTCGTCGCGTGGACCGGCGACAACCCGAGCAGCCTGGTCGGCACCGGCGTCGTGACGGAGGGACACCTGGCGGTCTCGCTGGGCACCAGCGACACCGCGTTTGCTTTGACCCGCGATCCTGGTACCGGCGCTTCGCACGTGTTTGGATCGCCGATGGGCGGGTTCATGAGCCTGGTCTGCTTTCGGAACGGGTCGCTGACCCGCGACTGGATCCGGCGGATCCATCACCTTGATTGGGACGGCTTCTCGGTCGCGCTCGACCGCACGCCGGCCGGCAACGGCGGCGCGCTCATGCTGCCGTGGCTCGAGGAAGAGATCACCCCGCCCGTCCGGCTTCCCGGCGTGCGGCGGTTCGCTTACGACGGCCGCGATGCCGATCAGGATGTCCGCGCCGTGGTCGAAGGTCAGATGATGGCCATCGCGAATCACTCGGCGGGCATCACCGCCGGCGGCCTCACGCGGATCGTCGCGACCGGAGGCGCCTCCGTGAACGATGCGCTGTTGCAGGTGATGGCGGACGTGTTCGGCGTGCCGGTGGATCGCCTGAACCTGGACAACACCGCGTGCCTGGGCGCCGCCCTGCGCGCCTTTCATGCCGACCGGCTGGCGAGCGGCGAGCCCATCACGTGGAACACCGTCGTGAAGGACTTTACCGAAACGCGCGCGAGCGATCGCGTGATGCCGCGCTTGGAGCACGTGGACCTGTATCGGGACCTGCGGGTCCGCTACGCCGACATCGAGGCGGTCCACCAGGCCCCCCCGCCAATCGGATGA
- a CDS encoding S1C family serine protease, which yields MRAREFRGLVLAILFLITPRTDAVQPLAVLHIKVVVVDGDRQATPVPRHVLLISDNPSSAPPRRILTSLDGTVDVRLAPGNYTVESDRPVAFAGKAYQWTRIVDIEAGRDAVLELTGDNAEVVPITDAAASVASPLEADPSSLLARWQDSIVQIWTATTHGSGFLIDSNGLIAADQQVIGAATSVEVQLSPSVKVAGTVIVSDAMRGVALIRIDPSIAAAAKALPLECGKAAEPLSMGQEIAALEAPLGRPRGTSSGAVDGILANAIDTDLVPSAGGTGGPAFAPNGRLIGVTTLITGRDGQRDARGRIVRVGRLCELVASAAQTIKDTPLPPATHLPVESVRPFPSGSTGAGAPSGTGSPSLYRMSTSDFDIVFITPVQLMAARARADRTPARDWNAGARMPDADEIAERLLTDFGNWSEYVSATPPVLLIRVTPKLVEGFWTKVARGAAMTQGMAIPPIKRLKPDFARLRALCGDAEIVPVHPFKLEHRVSDNDTLVEGLYAFDPGALSPACATVKLQLYSEKDPRTAGTLVVDAKVVQQIWQDFASHRAVK from the coding sequence GTGCGCGCGCGTGAATTCCGCGGACTGGTCCTTGCCATCCTCTTCCTGATCACCCCGCGTACTGACGCCGTCCAGCCGCTCGCCGTCCTTCACATCAAGGTGGTCGTCGTGGATGGCGATCGGCAGGCGACACCGGTGCCGCGCCATGTGCTGCTGATCAGCGACAACCCGTCGAGCGCTCCGCCCCGGCGGATCCTCACTTCACTCGATGGCACCGTCGACGTTCGGCTGGCACCTGGGAACTACACGGTGGAGTCGGACCGGCCGGTGGCGTTCGCGGGCAAGGCCTACCAGTGGACCCGGATCGTCGACATCGAGGCGGGCCGCGACGCGGTGCTCGAGTTGACGGGCGACAACGCGGAGGTCGTGCCCATCACCGATGCGGCGGCCTCGGTCGCGTCGCCGTTGGAGGCGGACCCGTCCTCGCTGTTGGCCCGGTGGCAGGACAGCATCGTCCAGATTTGGACCGCAACCACTCACGGGTCTGGCTTCCTGATCGATTCGAACGGGCTGATTGCGGCCGACCAGCAGGTGATCGGCGCGGCCACGTCGGTGGAAGTGCAGTTGTCGCCGAGCGTCAAGGTCGCAGGTACCGTCATCGTGTCCGATGCGATGCGGGGGGTCGCGCTGATCCGAATCGACCCGTCGATCGCCGCGGCGGCGAAGGCGCTGCCGCTCGAGTGCGGCAAGGCGGCAGAGCCGTTGTCCATGGGCCAGGAGATTGCCGCGCTCGAAGCGCCGCTGGGACGGCCGCGGGGCACCAGCTCCGGTGCGGTCGACGGCATCCTGGCGAACGCCATCGACACCGACCTCGTGCCGAGCGCAGGCGGCACCGGTGGGCCGGCGTTTGCGCCAAACGGCCGGCTGATCGGCGTCACCACGCTGATTACCGGGCGCGATGGGCAGCGGGATGCCCGCGGCCGCATTGTCCGCGTCGGCCGCCTGTGCGAGCTCGTCGCGTCGGCGGCGCAGACGATCAAGGACACGCCGCTGCCGCCGGCCACGCATCTTCCCGTCGAGTCTGTCCGGCCGTTCCCGTCTGGTTCGACCGGAGCCGGCGCGCCAAGTGGCACGGGCAGCCCGAGTCTCTATCGGATGTCCACGTCCGACTTCGACATCGTGTTCATTACACCCGTGCAGCTCATGGCCGCGCGGGCGCGGGCTGATCGGACGCCCGCCCGCGACTGGAACGCCGGCGCGCGCATGCCCGACGCCGATGAGATCGCCGAGCGGCTGCTCACCGACTTCGGCAACTGGTCCGAGTACGTGTCGGCGACGCCGCCGGTTCTGCTGATCCGCGTCACACCGAAGCTGGTGGAGGGGTTCTGGACCAAGGTCGCTCGCGGGGCGGCGATGACCCAGGGCATGGCGATTCCGCCGATCAAGCGCCTCAAGCCGGATTTTGCCAGGCTGCGCGCGTTGTGCGGCGATGCCGAGATCGTGCCCGTGCACCCTTTCAAACTCGAGCACCGTGTATCCGACAACGACACTCTCGTCGAAGGCCTCTACGCGTTCGACCCCGGCGCGCTGTCGCCGGCCTGCGCGACCGTCAAGCTCCAGCTGTATTCGGAAAAGGATCCGCGGACTGCAGGCACGCTGGTCGTCGACGCGAAAGTGGTCCAGCAGATCTGGCAGGACTTCGCGTCTCACCGGGCCGTGAAATAG